In the genome of Nycticebus coucang isolate mNycCou1 chromosome 12, mNycCou1.pri, whole genome shotgun sequence, one region contains:
- the TM7SF3 gene encoding transmembrane 7 superfamily member 3, giving the protein MGLLRLLVLAVLASESEVAGGTEAFGNSSEGLLEFSLGKFRYFKLSKPFPVEAILHHISSNVTFLVFQIHSQYQNTTVSFSRTLLPNASETGTDRGLVFILRPEQSVCTWYLETFDAEPVQNMAILLSYSERDPVPGGCNLEFDLDIDPNIYLEYNFFETTIKFAPANLGYARGADPLPCDVGTGRDSRWRLQYDVYQYFLPENDLTEEVLLKHLQRMVQVSQVKANAVKVVTLKGDDKTTVSFSSIPGQGVIYNVIVWDPFLNTSAAYVPAHTYACSFKGVDGNCASLGRVSTKVFFTLLALLGFFICYFGHRFWKTELFFIGFIFMGFFFYILITRLTLMKYDVRLILTAVAGSMGGILLVAAWWRFGILTLCMLCLGLVLGFFVSSVAFFTPLGNLKVFHDDGVFWVTFSGIAILIPIVFVGCLRILNILTCGVIGSYSVVLAVHSYLYTSLSYITLNILRRALNEEFLSAFTNVPFQTNDFVILAVWGMLAVSGITFQIRRERGRLFFPPHPYKLWKQERERRVTNILDPSYHIPPLRERLYGRLAQIKELFQKEQPAGERTPLLL; this is encoded by the exons GTCTTCTTGAATTTTCTCTGGGGAAATTTAGATACTTCAAGCTCAGCAAACCTTTTCCAGTGGAAGCTATTTTGCATCACATTTCAAGCAATGTgacttttcttgttttccaaatACACTCACAGTATCAGAATACAACAGTTTCTTTTTCTAGG ACTCTCCTTCCCAATGCCTCAGAAACAGGCACTGACAGAGGGCTAGTTTTCATTCTGAGACCAGAGCAGAGTGTGTGCACTTGGTACTTGGAGACTTTTGATGCCGAGCCTGTTCAAAATATGGCCATTTTACTCTCCTACTCAGAAAGAG ATCCTGTCCCTGGAGGCTGTAATTTGGAGTTTGATTTAGATATTGATCCCAACATTTACTTGGAGTATAATTTCTTTGAAACAACTATCAAATTTGCCCCAGCAAACCTGGGCTATGCGAG AGGTGCAGATCCTCTGCCGTGTGATGTTGGAACGGGCCGGGACTCTAGGTGGAGGCTGCAGTATGATGTTTATCAGTATTTTCTGCCCGAGAATGACCTCACTGAGGAGGTTTTGCTAAAACATCTGCAGAGGATGGTCCAGGTGTCCCAGGTGAAGGCCAATGCCGTCAAG GTGGTTACTCTAAAAGGTGATGATAAGACAACTGTTTCCTTCTCCTCCATCCCTGGACAAGGTGTCATTTACAATGTCATTGTTTGGGACCCATTTCTGAATACGTCTGCTGCTTATGTTCCTGCTCACACATATGCTTGCAGCTTCAAGGGTGTGGATGGTAACTGTGCTTCGCTTG GAAGAGTATCTACCAAAGTGTTCTTCACTCTTCTTGCCCTGCTTGGATTCTTCATTTGTTACTTTGGACACAGATTCTGGAAAACAG AGTTATTCTTCATAGGATTTATCTTCatgggatttttcttttatatactgATTACAAGACTGACACTCATGAAGTATGATG TGCGCCTGATCCTGACAGCTGTTGCTGGAAGCATGGGTGGAATCCTCTTGGTGGCTGCGTGGTGGCGATTTGGAATCCTCACGCTGTGCATGCTGTGTTTGGGACTGGTGCTGGGGTTCTTCGTCTCATCAGTGGCTTTCTTCACTCCACTGG gAAACCTAAAGGTTTTTCATGATGACGGAGTGTTTTGGGTGACTTTCTCTGGTATAGCCATCCTCATCCCAATAGTTTTCGTGGGCTGCCTAAGAATA CTGAACATACTGACCTGCGGAGTCATTGGTTCCTATTCGGTGGTTTTGGCTGTTCACAGTTACTTGTACACAAGCCTTTCTTACATCACTTTGAATATACTCAGGAGAGCACTGAATGAGGAATTTCTCAGCGCTTTCACTAATGTGCCTTTTCAAACCAATG ACTTTGTTATCCTGGCCGTGTGGGGGATGCTGGCTGTAAGTGGAATTACATTTCAGATTAGAAGAGAAAGAGGACGACTGTTCTTTCCTCCCCACCCATACAAGTTATGGAAGCAAGAGCGGGAGCGCAGAGTAACGAACATTCTGGACCCTAGCTACCACATTCCTCCGCTGAGAGAGAGGCTCTATGGCCGATTAGCCCAGATCAAAGAACTCTTCCAGAAGGAACAACCCGCTGGAGAGAGAACACCCCTGCTTCTGTAG